One window of Bacteroides sp. AN502(2024) genomic DNA carries:
- a CDS encoding DUF5074 domain-containing protein — MKKFLVLATVALGVAFAACDEEENLSPSVSIGNESGSNVIVQLDTLYLDARTENLSGTMKYVWTVDGKDVSTASTYKFSRPKTGEYAIGLTVSDSNGETFQTNITAKVEGRFGKGTFILNEGNMGNETGTLTFVDPKGTVIDSAYYRVNQTLLGNVCQDLFICDSKIYVLSQNGAKNGGEGLLTIANADNLEKERVYDNATLSWPTNLAVVKEALYIRDKKGVYMLNTSTGALTLVEGTGGALKQRMAVVGEKVFVMGNKKLFVIQNGVVVHTIPFEGALSGVAKTYDKNLWVSCTNPASIIKVNPSDYTIIDSHALDVSIGAGWGVAPAFSAKDDAIYFSNGGFNLYRHLFSQNKTEKVANIKDYVEDAGVYYNSLGVDPVSGEIYFATLKGYSEYKANDIAIFDFTKTPVLQADIKNKNSFPAGVFFTENFK, encoded by the coding sequence ATGAAAAAGTTTTTAGTATTGGCAACTGTTGCCTTGGGAGTTGCTTTTGCAGCGTGTGATGAGGAGGAAAATTTGAGTCCGTCTGTGTCGATTGGAAATGAGTCGGGAAGTAATGTGATAGTGCAATTAGATACATTGTATCTGGATGCCCGGACTGAAAACCTGTCCGGGACGATGAAGTATGTATGGACGGTAGATGGAAAAGACGTTTCAACTGCTTCCACATATAAGTTCTCACGGCCTAAGACTGGAGAATATGCGATAGGATTGACTGTGTCGGACAGCAATGGGGAAACTTTTCAAACGAATATAACTGCCAAGGTAGAAGGTCGGTTTGGCAAAGGAACTTTTATTTTGAATGAGGGAAATATGGGTAATGAAACCGGAACTTTGACCTTTGTGGATCCAAAGGGTACGGTGATAGATAGTGCATACTATCGGGTAAATCAAACTTTGCTTGGTAATGTCTGCCAGGATTTGTTCATTTGTGATAGTAAAATTTATGTACTTTCTCAAAATGGAGCAAAGAATGGGGGTGAGGGATTACTGACTATTGCTAATGCGGATAATTTAGAGAAAGAAAGAGTTTATGATAATGCTACTTTGTCCTGGCCTACTAATTTAGCGGTAGTAAAAGAGGCTCTGTATATTCGTGATAAAAAGGGAGTCTATATGTTAAACACTTCTACAGGTGCTTTGACTTTAGTTGAAGGTACGGGTGGAGCCTTGAAACAACGTATGGCCGTGGTTGGAGAAAAAGTTTTTGTGATGGGTAACAAGAAACTTTTTGTCATTCAGAACGGAGTTGTTGTACATACTATTCCTTTTGAAGGTGCTTTATCCGGTGTGGCTAAGACGTATGATAAGAACTTATGGGTATCATGTACGAATCCGGCAAGTATTATAAAAGTCAATCCCTCTGACTATACGATCATTGACTCTCATGCTTTAGATGTCAGTATTGGTGCCGGTTGGGGTGTTGCTCCGGCTTTCTCAGCGAAAGATGATGCTATTTACTTCAGTAATGGCGGTTTTAATCTATATCGACATCTCTTTTCACAAAATAAGACGGAAAAAGTTGCCAATATCAAAGATTACGTAGAAGATGCCGGAGTGTATTATAACAGTTTAGGTGTCGATCCGGTGAGTGGAGAGATTTATTTTGCAACTCTAAAGGGATATTCAGAGTATAAGGCAAATGATATTGCTATTTTTGATTTCACTAAAACACCGGTTTTACAGGCTGACATTAAAAATAAGAACAGTTTTCCGGCAGGAGTTTTCTTTACGGAGAATTTTAAGTGA
- a CDS encoding PL29 family lyase N-terminal domain-containing protein has protein sequence MKKILFLLLTAVTVFSCYNDDDLWDKVNDLDGRVETLETTVKKMNSEITTLQSLVDVLNQGKIITNTEQTSEGYTLTFNDGNKISIKNGINGTNGTDAPVIGVKADENGVYYWTITTNGTTEWLPDAEHKLRVTGVTPVMGVDSEGYWTVDTGEGAKRMNGTDGKPVKATGKDGDSFFKSVIDDTENDVVVITLADEKNTSFMLPKTTNSVMKVTDMGSVEYFTFNQTKSFELQLTNVADFLVHAPEGWIVKMSYTKLSITAPASISENEAVIKIQLFNKQGLTKIQRLFVYASAYTLKGLSFEDSDYKGDANMVGERNWSSLIDSPQYNGPLLYPTNDVPYNWNDANNTFLASELPNGWGDCKYWGGGHAISNYVDLDLTHGDFQHQLAVYYKDPATGNGGHNGSKNFCVHYGYVDNSGFANGPLPYIYFGDGVARVVDHMYVTMTTYLANCVANGNGLTEPAGENDWVKLVAIGYDEDGNEVATRPEFYLVGSGGNILEWTKWDLSALGKVVKIDFNVTGSNDNGYGFSQPAYFAYDDVAVRF, from the coding sequence ATGAAAAAAATTCTATTTTTACTGCTCACTGCCGTTACGGTATTCAGTTGCTACAATGACGATGATCTATGGGATAAAGTCAATGATCTCGACGGACGAGTAGAAACACTGGAAACAACAGTCAAGAAAATGAACTCTGAAATCACAACTTTACAGAGTTTAGTAGACGTGTTAAACCAAGGGAAAATAATCACGAATACGGAACAGACCTCTGAAGGCTACACGCTAACCTTCAATGACGGAAATAAAATATCTATCAAAAATGGAATAAATGGTACCAATGGAACAGATGCTCCTGTGATTGGAGTAAAAGCTGATGAAAACGGAGTATATTACTGGACAATCACCACTAATGGTACTACAGAATGGCTACCGGATGCCGAACACAAATTGAGAGTAACAGGTGTAACTCCTGTCATGGGAGTTGACAGCGAAGGTTATTGGACCGTTGATACAGGTGAAGGAGCCAAACGCATGAATGGAACAGATGGCAAACCGGTAAAAGCAACAGGAAAGGATGGGGATTCTTTCTTCAAGTCGGTAATAGACGACACGGAGAATGATGTTGTTGTCATTACTTTGGCAGATGAAAAAAACACCTCTTTCATGCTACCCAAAACAACTAATTCGGTTATGAAAGTCACTGATATGGGAAGCGTTGAATATTTCACATTTAACCAAACCAAATCATTTGAATTACAACTCACCAACGTGGCAGACTTCCTCGTCCATGCACCGGAAGGATGGATAGTAAAAATGAGCTATACCAAACTTTCCATTACCGCCCCTGCTTCCATATCAGAAAATGAAGCTGTCATTAAAATCCAGTTATTTAATAAACAAGGACTAACAAAAATTCAGCGATTATTCGTTTATGCTTCTGCATATACTTTAAAAGGGTTATCTTTTGAAGACTCTGATTACAAAGGTGATGCTAACATGGTAGGAGAAAGAAACTGGTCTTCATTAATTGACAGCCCACAATATAACGGTCCACTACTTTATCCTACGAATGACGTACCCTATAACTGGAATGATGCAAACAATACTTTTCTAGCTTCCGAACTTCCTAACGGATGGGGCGATTGCAAATACTGGGGAGGCGGACACGCTATATCCAACTATGTAGATCTGGATTTGACACATGGAGACTTCCAGCACCAACTAGCGGTTTATTACAAAGATCCGGCAACAGGAAATGGAGGTCATAACGGTTCTAAAAACTTCTGCGTACATTACGGCTATGTAGACAACTCCGGATTTGCCAACGGTCCATTACCCTACATTTACTTTGGAGATGGAGTGGCTCGTGTAGTAGATCACATGTACGTGACAATGACAACTTATCTCGCCAATTGTGTAGCCAATGGTAACGGACTGACGGAACCTGCCGGGGAAAACGATTGGGTAAAACTGGTTGCTATCGGTTATGATGAAGATGGAAATGAAGTAGCTACACGTCCGGAATTTTATCTGGTTGGATCCGGAGGTAATATACTTGAATGGACAAAATGGGATTTATCCGCATTAGGCAAAGTGGTTAAAATAGACTTTAATGTCACAGGAAGCAATGATAACGGATATGGTTTCAGCCAACCCGCCTATTTTGCTTATGATGATGTAGCAGTGAGATTCTAA
- a CDS encoding sugar MFS transporter — translation MKTQNSIYAALPVLFGFFVMGFCDIVGISSDYVQRTFDWSPVMTGFVPSLVFIWFLFLGIPIGNQMNKWGRKNTVLLSMGITVVGMLLPLIIYNSATCMMAYALLGIGNAILQVSLNPLLSNVVTSQRLLTSSLTAGQVIKAVSSLVGPEIVLLAVAHFGDDKWYYCFPILGFITLLSAIWLIATPVKREDYSAAIQQLSISDTFSLLKDRTILLLFLGIFFIVGVDVATNFISSKLMAERFEWTTEQVKFAPQVYFLSRTVGALLGTFLLARIAEIRYFRVNIVACIFSLLILAFVQNDMVNLICIGAVGFFASSVFSIIYSMALQARPEKANQISGLMITAVAGGGVVTPVIGLAIGTVGVIGGVFATLACVCYLTYCAFGVKTVKA, via the coding sequence ATGAAAACACAAAACTCTATTTATGCGGCCCTTCCTGTTCTATTCGGATTCTTTGTAATGGGCTTCTGCGATATAGTCGGTATTTCGTCCGATTATGTTCAACGTACTTTCGACTGGTCTCCCGTGATGACGGGATTTGTTCCTTCGTTAGTCTTTATCTGGTTCCTGTTTTTGGGTATTCCTATTGGAAATCAAATGAACAAATGGGGGCGTAAAAATACAGTCCTGCTTAGTATGGGAATAACGGTAGTGGGCATGTTACTGCCATTGATCATTTATAACAGCGCAACTTGCATGATGGCTTATGCTCTTTTGGGAATTGGCAATGCCATTTTGCAGGTTTCACTGAATCCGTTATTGAGTAATGTGGTAACCAGTCAACGTTTACTGACAAGTAGTTTGACGGCAGGGCAAGTAATCAAAGCTGTATCTTCTCTCGTCGGTCCGGAGATTGTGTTATTGGCCGTGGCTCACTTTGGAGATGACAAATGGTATTATTGCTTTCCGATATTAGGCTTTATCACGTTATTATCTGCAATTTGGCTGATAGCTACTCCTGTAAAACGGGAAGATTACAGTGCTGCAATCCAGCAGCTTTCTATCAGTGATACTTTTTCTTTGTTGAAGGATAGAACGATTCTATTGTTGTTTTTGGGTATCTTTTTTATTGTGGGAGTGGATGTTGCTACCAATTTTATCAGTTCCAAACTGATGGCGGAACGGTTTGAATGGACGACGGAACAAGTGAAGTTTGCTCCACAAGTTTATTTTCTAAGTCGTACGGTAGGTGCTTTATTGGGTACTTTCTTGTTAGCCCGTATCGCTGAAATAAGATATTTTCGTGTGAATATTGTTGCCTGTATTTTCTCTTTGCTTATTCTAGCCTTTGTGCAAAACGATATGGTAAATCTGATTTGTATCGGTGCTGTCGGTTTCTTTGCGTCATCAGTATTTTCTATCATTTATTCGATGGCTTTACAGGCAAGGCCGGAAAAAGCAAATCAGATTTCCGGGTTGATGATTACTGCTGTTGCCGGTGGTGGAGTGGTTACTCCGGTAATTGGGTTGGCGATTGGAACAGTAGGTGTGATCGGAGGTGTTTTTGCCACTTTAGCTTGTGTGTGTTATTTGACTTATTGCGCTTTTGGAGTGAAAACAGTAAAGGCATAG
- a CDS encoding GH92 family glycosyl hydrolase: MMKLRWIGSLLILVGIVGCETPDRPNPVEYVNPNIGTVHSRWFFYTPAAEPFGLAKLGASTNGTYGNNQGWEAVGYEDGHTSIDGFPCLHEFQIGGIALMPVTGKVKTNPGKLEDPDKGFRSRFDKRDEVARPGYYSVLLKDYQVKAELTATARVGFQRYTFPESESAHLLFNIGNRQGESGAVRDAYIKQIDGKTIEGYVITEPEYVKKYQAGASVAMYFYAKLDREPESVDVFYQDSALTARNEIKGPGAIMCLNYKTKKDEIVNVKIGLSYTSIANAKVNLESEAKELTFDEAMKATTDKWNKALSRILVSGGTEDSKIKFYTGLYHALLGRGLASDVNGAYPKNDGTIGQIPLTKDGKPEYSHYNTDAVWGAYWNLTFLWALAYPEYYNDFVNSLLLVYKDAGWLGDGIATGKYVSGVGTNMVSITLAGAYNSGIRNFDVETAYQAALKNELGWEGRIEGAGKMDVKQFVEKGYVPYENSIYFGTHPEGSSFSASHTLEYSFSAYAVAQWAKALGRKEDYKRLMEFSAGWEKLFDDSLKMIRPRVPNGEFIDDFNPLESWRGFQEGNAMQYTFFVPQNPARLIEKVGKDEFNNRLDSIFTEARKSIFGGGKVVNAFSGLQSPYNHGNQPSLHISWLFNFSGKPYLAQKWTRLICDEFYGTNGEHGYGYGQDEDQGQLGAWYVMAAMGLFDVQGGSCERPTFQIGSPLFDRIEIKLSPMNATGKTFVIETTGNTSDACYVQSATLNGKPLEQCWMFRDELYKGGTLKLSMGNQPNERWGVENPPHCSE; the protein is encoded by the coding sequence ATGATGAAATTGAGATGGATAGGTAGCTTGTTGATTTTGGTTGGTATCGTAGGGTGCGAAACACCTGATCGTCCCAATCCGGTAGAGTATGTGAATCCGAATATCGGTACGGTTCATAGTCGGTGGTTTTTCTATACTCCGGCTGCCGAGCCTTTTGGTTTGGCAAAGCTGGGTGCATCTACGAACGGTACGTACGGAAATAATCAAGGATGGGAGGCTGTAGGTTATGAGGACGGGCACACTTCTATTGATGGTTTTCCATGTCTGCATGAGTTTCAGATAGGTGGCATCGCATTAATGCCTGTAACGGGAAAAGTAAAAACAAATCCGGGAAAACTGGAAGACCCCGATAAAGGTTTTCGTTCCCGATTTGATAAAAGGGATGAAGTGGCACGTCCGGGATATTATTCTGTGTTATTGAAGGATTATCAGGTAAAGGCCGAACTTACAGCGACAGCTCGTGTCGGATTCCAGCGTTATACATTCCCGGAATCGGAGAGTGCTCATCTGTTGTTTAATATAGGCAATCGTCAGGGAGAAAGTGGAGCTGTGCGTGATGCATACATTAAGCAGATAGATGGAAAAACGATTGAAGGTTATGTAATTACAGAGCCGGAATATGTGAAGAAGTATCAGGCGGGTGCTTCCGTTGCCATGTATTTTTATGCCAAATTGGATCGCGAACCGGAATCTGTCGATGTTTTCTATCAGGATAGCGCTTTGACGGCTCGTAATGAGATAAAAGGACCGGGTGCTATCATGTGTCTGAATTATAAGACAAAGAAAGACGAGATCGTCAATGTGAAAATAGGTTTATCGTATACTTCCATAGCGAATGCGAAAGTGAATCTGGAGTCAGAGGCAAAAGAGTTGACTTTTGATGAGGCTATGAAGGCAACTACGGATAAATGGAATAAGGCTTTGAGCCGGATCTTGGTTTCCGGAGGTACGGAAGATAGCAAAATCAAATTTTATACAGGGTTGTATCATGCCTTGTTGGGTAGGGGACTTGCCAGCGACGTTAACGGAGCTTATCCTAAAAATGACGGTACCATCGGTCAGATACCTTTGACAAAGGATGGTAAACCGGAATATAGTCATTATAATACAGATGCGGTTTGGGGAGCTTATTGGAATCTGACTTTTCTTTGGGCATTAGCATATCCGGAGTATTATAACGACTTTGTAAACAGTCTGTTGCTGGTGTATAAAGATGCCGGTTGGCTGGGTGATGGTATTGCCACCGGTAAGTATGTCTCCGGGGTGGGAACCAACATGGTGAGTATCACTCTGGCGGGCGCTTATAACAGTGGAATTCGCAATTTTGATGTGGAAACAGCTTATCAGGCAGCATTGAAGAATGAACTGGGCTGGGAAGGACGTATTGAAGGTGCGGGTAAAATGGATGTGAAACAGTTTGTGGAAAAAGGTTATGTGCCTTATGAGAATAGTATTTATTTCGGTACGCATCCGGAAGGTTCGAGCTTTTCCGCATCTCATACATTGGAATATAGTTTCAGTGCTTATGCGGTGGCTCAATGGGCAAAAGCCTTGGGACGTAAGGAAGATTATAAACGCTTGATGGAATTTTCTGCCGGTTGGGAGAAGCTATTCGATGATTCGTTGAAGATGATTCGTCCGAGAGTACCTAATGGTGAATTTATTGATGATTTTAATCCATTGGAGTCATGGAGAGGGTTTCAGGAAGGGAATGCGATGCAATATACTTTCTTTGTGCCGCAGAATCCGGCTCGTTTGATTGAGAAGGTAGGGAAGGATGAATTTAACAACCGATTGGATTCTATCTTTACGGAAGCTCGTAAGTCTATCTTTGGTGGTGGAAAGGTGGTAAACGCTTTTTCAGGCTTGCAGAGTCCTTATAATCATGGAAACCAGCCCAGTCTTCATATTTCCTGGTTGTTCAATTTCTCCGGTAAACCTTATTTGGCACAGAAATGGACGCGTTTGATTTGTGATGAGTTTTATGGGACAAACGGAGAACATGGCTACGGTTACGGTCAGGATGAAGATCAGGGACAGTTGGGAGCCTGGTATGTGATGGCGGCAATGGGGCTGTTCGATGTACAAGGAGGTTCTTGCGAACGACCGACCTTCCAGATTGGAAGTCCGTTGTTTGATAGGATTGAAATCAAACTCAGTCCGATGAATGCGACGGGGAAAACGTTTGTGATTGAAACGACCGGTAATACATCGGATGCCTGTTATGTACAGTCCGCTACGTTGAATGGTAAACCCTTGGAACAATGTTGGATGTTCCGGGATGAACTCTATAAAGGTGGAACATTGAAACTCAGCATGGGAAATCAACCGAATGAGCGATGGGGAGTGGAGAACCCGCCTCATTGTTCTGAATAA
- a CDS encoding PKD-like domain-containing protein, whose translation MKHIILFLFVLSALVSCVKEEEDSPLLSAPVITLKEESPIYKTKIGREITIAPVYENTDSETTFNWTIDGKSICTASTLTFSANEAGRYFILISATNAGGTTEKEIRIDVFQLDVPTISIADADKGFKVLQGSELTITPIVDSFLETSYSWQINGEDISSELTCTLPTTELGEYQVRFATHNEDGDDEVTFKVEVCSPDQVDFSWTFLQTEYNMSAGRTIRIKPVDVNNAQDAVYTWTVDNEQVQSGKNDTYLFTSEQQGEHTVRVEMKNSYIFATQTLKINVCPPAGTYQRKINATSSASMNKVYEYLPAPGQFINENHTTTTMAEACTYAEERINQTAYVSLGGFGGYIIVGFDHSVVNDGSYNIAITGNAFDGSSEPGIVWVMQDENGDGLPNDTWYELRGSEYGKAETWQDYAVTYHKPSGIQLPTSWTDNHGQSGSIDYLGAFHRQDYYYPAWVKEKQYTLRGTRLKERNYDQSGNGTYWVNDSYEWGYADNFSAIDRLTDDDNYNAGPSDNHFKISHAVTFDGKDANLKYVDFIKVQVGVNSKSGWLGEISTEVFGIKDFNMLK comes from the coding sequence ATGAAACATATTATACTTTTTTTATTTGTTCTATCAGCCTTGGTATCATGCGTGAAAGAAGAGGAGGACTCTCCTCTTCTTTCCGCTCCTGTCATTACCTTGAAAGAAGAATCACCCATCTATAAAACAAAAATTGGCCGAGAAATAACCATTGCTCCTGTTTACGAAAATACCGATTCGGAAACGACCTTTAACTGGACAATAGATGGAAAGAGTATCTGTACCGCTTCCACCCTGACATTCTCAGCCAATGAAGCAGGCAGGTATTTCATTCTGATTTCTGCCACCAATGCCGGAGGGACAACAGAAAAAGAGATACGTATCGATGTCTTTCAACTTGATGTACCGACTATCTCTATTGCGGATGCCGACAAAGGTTTCAAAGTGCTTCAAGGCTCTGAACTGACCATTACCCCCATAGTAGATTCTTTTCTGGAAACCAGTTACTCCTGGCAAATAAACGGTGAAGATATCTCGAGCGAATTAACCTGTACCCTCCCCACAACCGAGCTTGGCGAATATCAGGTTCGTTTTGCTACTCACAATGAAGATGGCGATGACGAAGTAACTTTTAAAGTAGAAGTTTGTTCCCCGGATCAAGTAGATTTCAGCTGGACATTCCTGCAAACGGAATATAACATGTCTGCCGGCAGAACCATCCGTATCAAACCGGTTGACGTGAATAATGCACAGGATGCAGTCTATACATGGACTGTGGACAACGAACAAGTGCAATCCGGAAAAAATGATACTTATCTGTTCACATCCGAGCAGCAGGGAGAACACACGGTAAGGGTGGAAATGAAGAACTCGTATATATTTGCTACGCAAACATTAAAAATCAATGTTTGTCCTCCGGCAGGAACATACCAGCGCAAGATTAACGCCACAAGTTCTGCGTCGATGAACAAAGTATATGAATATTTGCCGGCTCCCGGCCAATTCATCAATGAAAACCATACCACAACCACTATGGCAGAAGCCTGCACCTATGCAGAAGAACGAATCAATCAGACAGCTTATGTTTCCTTAGGCGGATTCGGTGGATACATCATCGTTGGATTCGATCACAGTGTCGTGAATGATGGAAGTTACAATATCGCTATTACAGGAAACGCTTTTGATGGTTCGTCAGAACCGGGAATTGTATGGGTAATGCAGGATGAAAATGGTGATGGATTACCGAATGACACCTGGTATGAGTTGCGCGGATCCGAATATGGGAAAGCCGAAACCTGGCAGGACTATGCCGTCACCTATCATAAGCCATCCGGTATTCAACTTCCCACTTCATGGACAGACAATCATGGCCAAAGTGGATCGATAGATTACCTAGGCGCCTTTCACCGACAGGATTATTATTATCCTGCCTGGGTAAAAGAAAAACAATATACCTTGCGAGGCACTCGCCTGAAAGAGCGTAATTACGATCAATCCGGCAATGGTACTTATTGGGTAAATGATAGTTATGAATGGGGATATGCTGATAATTTCAGCGCCATTGACCGTCTGACAGATGATGACAACTATAATGCCGGACCGTCTGACAATCATTTCAAGATATCCCATGCTGTAACTTTCGATGGTAAGGATGCAAATCTGAAGTACGTTGATTTTATCAAAGTACAAGTAGGTGTTAATAGTAAAAGCGGTTGGCTGGGTGAAATATCCACGGAAGTTTTTGGAATCAAGGATTTCAACATGCTCAAATAA